A window of the Bacteroides thetaiotaomicron VPI-5482 genome harbors these coding sequences:
- a CDS encoding ABC transporter ATP-binding protein, with protein sequence MDMKAGMSMKEGAEWLWNASRGYRSPILAGILAGTVRIGVSLTFVWFCKHLIDTATHQADGNIILGLAAMAGCIVLQLLLSALVSRLYAHTEISLRNRLRQDLLEHILKSRWNGRETFHSGDMLNRMEEDVRTVTDLLAGSIPLVGTTLFQLAGAALFLFCLDRRMAVVILLIMPLALLCSKLYMKRMRRLTREIRATDSRVQSHLQENLQHRTLISVLECTPVAADTMSSLQSGLKRLVMRRNSFSIFSSIMVQAGFALGYVTAFAWGIYGLDTGTVTFGTLAAFLQLVAQVQRPVVELARQVPVFIGALTSVERIDELNSMPLEEQGEPVILGGKAGVRVENVTFTYPGGRRKVLEHFTYDFKPGSLTAVLGETGSGKSTLVRLILALLQPDGGNITLYDKTRPVPVSPLTRGNFVYVPQGNTLVSGTLRDNLLLGNPEATDGQMREALHTAAADFVRELPQGLDTPAARWERA encoded by the coding sequence ATGGATATGAAGGCGGGAATGAGTATGAAAGAAGGAGCGGAATGGCTGTGGAACGCCTCACGGGGATATCGCTCCCCCATTCTGGCGGGTATTCTTGCCGGGACAGTTCGCATCGGCGTGTCCCTCACGTTCGTCTGGTTCTGCAAGCACCTGATAGATACCGCCACCCATCAGGCGGACGGGAACATCATCCTGGGACTGGCGGCCATGGCGGGATGCATCGTCCTGCAACTGCTGCTGTCCGCACTTGTCAGCCGTCTCTATGCGCACACGGAGATCAGCCTGCGCAACAGACTGCGGCAGGATCTGCTCGAACATATCCTGAAAAGCCGGTGGAACGGTCGCGAGACATTCCATTCCGGCGATATGCTCAACCGCATGGAGGAGGATGTCCGTACCGTGACGGACCTGCTGGCGGGTTCCATCCCCTTGGTCGGAACCACGCTGTTCCAACTGGCCGGCGCCGCGCTGTTCCTGTTCTGTCTCGACCGGCGGATGGCTGTCGTCATCCTGCTTATCATGCCGTTGGCGTTGCTGTGCAGCAAGCTCTACATGAAGCGGATGCGGCGTCTGACACGTGAGATACGGGCGACGGACAGCCGTGTGCAAAGCCATCTGCAGGAGAACCTGCAGCACCGCACCCTGATTTCCGTCCTGGAATGCACCCCGGTGGCAGCGGACACGATGTCCTCACTCCAGTCGGGGCTGAAACGGCTGGTGATGCGGCGCAACTCATTTTCCATCTTTTCAAGTATCATGGTGCAGGCGGGGTTCGCCCTCGGCTATGTGACCGCTTTCGCATGGGGAATATACGGGCTGGACACCGGTACGGTAACATTCGGCACGCTGGCCGCCTTCCTGCAACTGGTGGCACAGGTACAACGCCCTGTCGTGGAGCTGGCCCGGCAGGTTCCGGTGTTTATCGGCGCACTGACTTCCGTGGAGAGGATAGACGAGCTCAACTCCATGCCGCTGGAGGAACAGGGCGAGCCTGTCATCCTGGGTGGCAAGGCTGGTGTCCGTGTGGAGAATGTTACTTTTACCTATCCCGGCGGCAGACGTAAGGTGCTGGAACATTTCACATACGATTTCAAGCCGGGGAGCCTGACCGCCGTGCTCGGGGAGACCGGCAGCGGGAAGAGTACGCTGGTACGGCTGATACTGGCCTTGTTGCAGCCCGACGGGGGAAACATCACGCTGTATGACAAGACCCGGCCCGTGCCCGTTTCTCCACTCACACGGGGGAATTTCGTGTATGTCCCGCAGGGGAATACGCTCGTCAGCGGCACATTGCGCGACAACCTGCTGTTGGGCAATCCCGAAGCTACCGACGGGCAGATGCGGGAAGCGTTGCATACGGCGGCGGCCGATTTTGTACGGGAACTGCCGCAAGGACTGGACACCCCTGCGGCGAGATGGGAACGGGCATAA
- a CDS encoding ORF6N domain-containing protein, which produces MDLQIIQNKIFEVRGCRVMLDFHLAELYQVETRALKQAVKRNLSRFPSDFAFQLTKDEWQGLITNCDKFPENIRHTPTPPLAFLEQGVAMLSSVLRSQTAIDVNISIMRAFVLMRQMSIGYEELLKRIEELEQSTDAQFSEVYQALTQLLSKPDPKPRKPIGYRTYDE; this is translated from the coding sequence ATGGACTTACAAATCATCCAAAACAAAATCTTTGAGGTCAGAGGTTGCCGGGTCATGCTCGATTTCCATTTGGCAGAACTTTATCAAGTTGAAACAAGAGCTTTGAAACAGGCAGTTAAAAGAAACTTATCCCGTTTTCCCAGTGACTTTGCTTTTCAGCTAACAAAGGATGAATGGCAGGGACTTATCACAAATTGTGATAAGTTCCCTGAAAATATCCGGCACACACCGACCCCGCCTCTCGCATTTTTGGAGCAGGGTGTCGCCATGCTTAGTAGTGTCTTACGCAGTCAGACTGCCATAGACGTGAATATTTCCATCATGCGTGCTTTCGTCCTCATGCGGCAAATGTCAATCGGTTACGAGGAACTTCTTAAACGCATCGAAGAACTGGAACAGAGTACGGATGCACAATTCAGCGAGGTTTACCAAGCACTTACCCAATTACTAAGTAAACCTGACCCAAAGCCACGCAAACCGATAGGATATAGAACCTATGATGAATAA
- a CDS encoding RagB/SusD family nutrient uptake outer membrane protein, whose product METVKALRAEIALSLGYNDEAGYLLRDCQSDFSIAVEESSEPEMYRVFGESLANYTPAKTALLLKEAGMEDTADKSALPDEWKTRKQDWGYWIMLKRTGQAQAVAGCEAYELLMPFPQSEINLLPALTQNPGY is encoded by the coding sequence ATGGAGACCGTCAAGGCCCTCCGTGCCGAAATCGCTTTGAGCCTGGGCTACAATGACGAGGCGGGATACCTGCTTCGCGACTGTCAGTCCGATTTCAGCATTGCGGTCGAGGAATCGTCCGAGCCCGAAATGTACCGCGTTTTCGGTGAAAGCCTTGCGAACTATACACCCGCGAAAACCGCCCTGCTACTCAAAGAGGCCGGTATGGAGGACACTGCGGACAAGTCGGCCCTGCCGGACGAATGGAAAACGCGGAAGCAAGACTGGGGCTATTGGATCATGTTGAAACGGACCGGGCAGGCACAGGCCGTGGCCGGATGCGAAGCCTACGAGCTTCTCATGCCTTTTCCGCAATCCGAAATAAACCTTTTGCCCGCGCTTACGCAAAATCCGGGATATTGA
- a CDS encoding transposase: protein MGYIQPFDRNQLTLPESLDSYISCENPVRLIDVFVDQFIKLHPDFSSYKGNSPTGRSAYSFGTLLKLYVYGYLNSISSSRKLERETLRNMELIWLLGNLHPDHKTIADFRSKQTSGIHECCLDFRRFLVSSGYISGKLVAVDGSKIKANTNRDGLTLDGINRQLALLDTRLEKYLHQLNENDLVETAQEQLSELSDEPVWRAPYWRR from the coding sequence ATGGGCTATATTCAACCTTTTGACCGTAATCAACTGACTCTTCCCGAGTCTTTAGATTCTTATATCTCTTGTGAGAACCCTGTTCGTCTGATTGATGTTTTTGTCGATCAGTTTATCAAATTGCACCCTGATTTTTCATCTTATAAAGGTAACAGTCCTACGGGCCGTTCGGCTTATAGCTTTGGTACTTTACTCAAGCTGTATGTCTACGGCTATTTAAACAGTATCAGTTCTTCCCGTAAACTGGAGCGCGAGACTCTGCGTAATATGGAGTTGATCTGGCTTCTGGGTAATCTCCATCCTGATCATAAGACTATTGCCGATTTCCGTTCCAAACAAACTTCGGGCATTCATGAATGTTGCCTTGATTTCCGCCGCTTTCTGGTCAGTTCCGGTTATATTTCAGGCAAACTGGTAGCTGTTGACGGCAGTAAAATCAAAGCCAATACCAATCGTGACGGTCTTACTTTAGATGGTATTAATCGACAGTTAGCCTTGTTGGATACCCGTTTAGAGAAGTATCTGCACCAGCTTAATGAAAATGATCTGGTGGAAACAGCCCAGGAACAATTATCCGAACTCTCGGACGAGCCGGTGTGGAGAGCTCCCTACTGGAGAAGATAG
- a CDS encoding ATP-binding cassette domain-containing protein, producing the protein MGTGISEGQAQRIAIARGLLRPGNIVLLDEPTSSLDSDTERTLLERLSHTIQGKTLIIITHQEQTARLCNAVIRMHPVGSPGK; encoded by the coding sequence ATGGGAACGGGCATAAGTGAGGGGCAGGCGCAACGCATAGCCATCGCGCGCGGACTGCTCCGCCCCGGTAACATCGTCCTGCTGGACGAGCCCACCTCCTCGCTGGATTCCGATACCGAACGGACGCTGCTGGAACGGCTTTCACATACCATTCAAGGCAAGACCCTCATCATTATCACCCACCAGGAACAGACGGCACGGCTCTGTAACGCCGTTATCAGGATGCATCCGGTGGGCTCCCCCGGCAAGTGA
- a CDS encoding site-specific integrase: MKSTFKVLFYLKKGSEKKNGEVMIMARITIDGKLCQFSTKQSILPDSWNIAAGKAKGKDAGKINALLDDIKASLNNIYHEQQRRDNYVTAEKVKNEFLGHSEKHETVLTLFKKHNDDVKQLVGISKTIATYRKYEVTRRHLAEFIQSKYNVSDFAINEITPMFITDFELYLRTTCKCGYNTTAKFMQFFKRIILIARNNGILIGDPFASYKIRLEKVDRGYLSEDEIKIILKKKMVSERLENVRDLFIFSCFTGLAYIDVANLTQDNIRKSFDGNLWIITKRQKTNTDVNVPLLDIPKMILKKYKGNLPDGKILPVISNQKLNAYLKEIADVCGIKKNLTFHLARHTFATTTTLAKGVPVETVSKMLGHTNIETTQIYARITNNKISNDMQGLDKKFVGIEKIYKEVSMK, encoded by the coding sequence ATGAAGAGTACATTTAAAGTCCTTTTCTATTTAAAGAAAGGCTCTGAAAAAAAGAACGGTGAAGTTATGATTATGGCAAGAATTACCATTGACGGTAAACTTTGCCAGTTCAGCACAAAACAAAGCATTTTGCCTGATAGCTGGAATATCGCAGCAGGAAAAGCCAAAGGTAAGGATGCAGGTAAAATCAATGCTTTATTAGATGATATAAAAGCATCCCTGAACAATATCTACCACGAACAACAACGGCGTGACAATTATGTAACAGCCGAAAAGGTGAAGAATGAATTTTTGGGACACAGTGAGAAACACGAAACCGTCCTTACCCTTTTCAAAAAGCACAATGATGATGTTAAGCAGTTGGTCGGCATATCTAAAACGATTGCTACCTACCGTAAATATGAAGTGACCCGCCGCCATCTTGCCGAGTTCATCCAAAGCAAATATAATGTATCGGATTTTGCGATAAATGAAATAACACCGATGTTCATTACAGACTTCGAGTTATATTTGCGTACTACCTGTAAATGTGGTTATAACACGACCGCCAAGTTCATGCAGTTTTTCAAACGTATCATCCTGATTGCCCGTAATAATGGCATTTTGATAGGCGACCCATTCGCCAGTTATAAAATACGTTTGGAAAAAGTGGATAGGGGTTACTTGTCAGAGGATGAAATAAAAATCATCCTTAAAAAGAAGATGGTTTCTGAACGGTTGGAAAACGTCAGGGACTTGTTTATCTTTTCCTGCTTCACTGGTTTGGCTTACATAGATGTTGCCAATCTTACGCAAGATAATATTCGTAAATCCTTTGACGGTAATTTATGGATAATCACCAAACGTCAAAAAACTAACACGGACGTAAATGTTCCTTTGCTGGATATTCCCAAAATGATATTGAAGAAGTATAAAGGTAATTTGCCTGATGGTAAGATACTTCCTGTAATCAGCAATCAGAAATTAAATGCGTATTTGAAAGAAATTGCGGATGTTTGCGGGATTAAAAAGAACTTGACATTTCACCTTGCAAGGCATACTTTTGCAACGACAACTACTCTTGCAAAAGGTGTACCGGTTGAAACTGTTAGTAAGATGCTGGGACACACCAACATAGAAACCACACAGATATACGCCCGCATTACCAATAACAAGATAAGTAACGATATGCAGGGACTTGACAAGAAATTTGTCGGCATTGAAAAAATCTACAAAGAAGTATCTATGAAATAG
- a CDS encoding helix-turn-helix domain-containing protein, protein MDGVITKQSEEYIMIMRMLRKCSKEILEFQNLQVPVANEVYMTGEQVCSMLHISSRTLQKLQDEKGIAYTVIGGKFLYPLSKLQSVLEKNYRSYLR, encoded by the coding sequence ATGGATGGGGTAATTACAAAACAATCAGAAGAATATATTATGATAATGAGGATGCTTAGAAAATGCTCAAAGGAAATTCTTGAATTTCAGAATTTGCAGGTTCCTGTAGCTAATGAGGTTTATATGACTGGTGAGCAGGTATGTAGTATGTTACATATATCAAGCAGGACTTTGCAAAAGTTGCAGGATGAAAAGGGGATAGCTTATACTGTTATAGGTGGCAAGTTCCTTTATCCTCTTTCCAAATTGCAATCGGTATTGGAAAAAAATTATAGAAGTTATCTTCGTTAA
- a CDS encoding transposase — MESSLLEKIARLSQQVEELQAEKQRMLDEGSQRSFPSDREARLMKTRNGFVPAYNVQSVVDSQHHLIGAMQVTDHPNDFEDLQPSIHAMQEDLQVEVSQAVADTGYANEEQILALEEEGKVIAVPFNEGDHSPKEDREHGIFFTYDADNDYYICSQEKILPIKDRQVRKHGKIYRKYQGRDCKGCPLIKFCTTSKKGRIIYRRADAEPIRQYMKKCKGMKYKALIRLRKTWVEHPFGTLKYWMGQIPLLLRGKEKVQAEIDLYATCYNLRRVTNIQSIQVLLQQVHYWGIKYT; from the coding sequence GTGGAGAGCTCCCTACTGGAGAAGATAGCCCGTTTGAGCCAACAGGTTGAAGAACTTCAGGCGGAAAAACAGCGTATGCTGGATGAAGGTTCCCAAAGAAGCTTTCCTTCTGACCGCGAAGCTCGCCTGATGAAGACCCGTAACGGTTTTGTTCCGGCTTACAATGTCCAATCAGTGGTAGATTCCCAACATCACCTGATAGGTGCCATGCAGGTTACCGACCACCCGAATGACTTTGAAGACCTTCAACCTTCGATTCATGCCATGCAGGAAGACCTTCAGGTAGAAGTATCCCAAGCCGTTGCCGACACCGGTTATGCTAATGAAGAACAGATTCTGGCCCTTGAAGAAGAAGGCAAAGTGATTGCCGTTCCTTTCAATGAAGGAGACCATTCTCCTAAAGAAGATCGGGAGCACGGAATCTTTTTTACCTATGATGCAGACAATGACTATTATATATGCTCCCAAGAAAAGATATTACCTATTAAAGACAGGCAAGTTCGTAAACATGGAAAGATTTATAGAAAATATCAGGGAAGAGACTGCAAGGGTTGTCCCTTGATAAAGTTCTGCACCACATCAAAAAAAGGCCGGATTATCTACCGAAGGGCAGATGCCGAACCCATAAGACAGTATATGAAGAAGTGTAAGGGGATGAAATACAAAGCGCTTATACGTTTACGAAAAACATGGGTAGAACATCCCTTCGGAACTCTTAAATACTGGATGGGGCAAATACCACTCCTACTCAGAGGAAAGGAAAAGGTACAGGCTGAAATAGATTTGTACGCAACATGCTATAATCTAAGAAGAGTGACTAACATTCAAAGCATACAGGTACTATTGCAACAAGTCCACTATTGGGGTATTAAGTATACCTAA
- a CDS encoding JAB domain-containing protein translates to MKTTEFTMPEITISYKDNVKASERVKILSSETSYTYLKPFYAECMEHHEESYVMFLNRANKALGISLISKGGMAETVMDVKIILQTALKVHASGIVLSHNHPSGNLRPSEPDKKITTKINEACKVLDLHLLDHIILTEESYYSFADEGLL, encoded by the coding sequence ATGAAAACAACAGAATTTACCATGCCGGAAATCACTATCTCTTATAAAGACAATGTAAAAGCATCCGAAAGAGTGAAAATACTCTCATCCGAAACGTCCTATACTTATCTGAAACCGTTCTATGCGGAATGTATGGAACACCACGAAGAAAGTTATGTAATGTTCCTCAATCGGGCAAACAAGGCTTTAGGCATTTCCCTTATCTCTAAAGGCGGCATGGCTGAAACAGTAATGGACGTGAAAATCATCCTGCAAACCGCCTTAAAAGTCCATGCTTCGGGGATAGTCCTTTCACATAACCACCCATCGGGCAATCTACGTCCGAGCGAACCGGATAAAAAAATAACTACCAAAATAAATGAAGCCTGCAAGGTCTTGGATTTACACCTGTTAGACCATATCATCTTAACAGAAGAAAGCTATTACAGTTTTGCAGACGAAGGGCTTTTATAA